In a genomic window of Pontibacter liquoris:
- a CDS encoding bifunctional 3-deoxy-7-phosphoheptulonate synthase/chorismate mutase, with protein sequence MIIQLQQGIPAELKANILQQVHEIGYQANEVQTQQGHYLVAIGKKDFDIRTIGQLPGVADIHRVSEEYKLISRKWKVEPTRIDLRDGVTIGEGNFSIMAGPCSIESEKQIELVVNHLKENNVKIMRGGVFKPRSSPYAFRGMGIEGLQMFHRICRENGIKIITEVMQVSQIAEMIDYVDVFQVGARNSQNFNLLDSLGEAQKPVLLKRGISGTIEELLQAAEYIFSNGNENIMLCERGIRGYEKSYRNILDLNAVPVLKEKTHLPVIVDPSHGIGVRDYVADMALAAVMAGADGIIYETHQKPEEAYSDGQQTLNFKESERLIRRMRQAYDLRETF encoded by the coding sequence ATGATCATACAACTCCAACAAGGCATTCCGGCAGAGCTGAAAGCCAACATTCTGCAGCAGGTGCACGAGATCGGCTACCAGGCCAACGAAGTACAGACGCAGCAGGGCCATTACCTGGTGGCCATCGGTAAAAAAGACTTTGATATCCGCACCATCGGCCAGTTGCCGGGCGTAGCCGATATTCACCGCGTTTCGGAAGAGTATAAGCTCATTTCGCGCAAATGGAAAGTAGAACCCACCCGTATTGATCTGAGGGATGGTGTAACGATAGGTGAGGGGAATTTCAGCATCATGGCGGGCCCTTGCTCAATTGAAAGCGAAAAACAAATCGAGCTGGTGGTGAACCACTTAAAGGAGAACAACGTGAAGATCATGCGGGGCGGGGTGTTCAAGCCGCGCAGCTCGCCTTACGCATTCCGGGGCATGGGCATCGAAGGCTTGCAGATGTTTCACCGCATCTGCCGCGAAAACGGCATCAAGATCATCACCGAAGTGATGCAGGTGTCGCAGATCGCCGAGATGATCGATTATGTAGACGTATTTCAGGTGGGGGCACGCAACAGCCAGAACTTCAATCTGCTCGATTCGTTGGGCGAAGCGCAGAAACCCGTCTTGCTCAAGCGTGGTATTTCCGGTACCATTGAGGAGTTGCTGCAGGCGGCCGAATATATCTTCTCCAACGGTAACGAGAACATCATGCTGTGCGAGCGCGGCATCCGGGGGTATGAGAAATCGTACCGCAACATTCTGGACCTGAACGCTGTGCCGGTGCTGAAAGAAAAAACGCATTTGCCTGTGATCGTAGACCCTTCGCACGGCATTGGCGTACGGGATTATGTTGCCGATATGGCGCTGGCTGCGGTAATGGCGGGCGCAGATGGCATCATCTACGAAACGCATCAGAAGCCGGAAGAAGCATACTCGGACGGACAGCAAACGCTTAACTTTAAAGAGTCGGAGCGCCTGATCCGGCGCATGCGCCAGGCCTATGATTTGCGCGAAACATTTTAG
- the mgtE gene encoding magnesium transporter, with product MTPLIADLNFNDLKAQHPSDIAEVLGDLNEKERLLAFLLLPGELKSEVFTYFSYSTQEEVLKKLGSTDTAEMLENMAPDDRTEIFENFPDLLIKESINLLSPEEKRIALNLLGYPEKSIARLMTPYYIQAKKGWTVQQTMRNIRRYGKKAETLNHVYVVDKDNKLIDDIRIGKLLMADEEQTIESLMDYQFVSLTTTMNRDEAIEQFNKYDRAVMPVVSEKGVLVGIVTFDDIFDEIERRDTEDIQKFGGLEALELSYTETPLLTLVRKRASVLLILFLGEMLTASAMGFFEDELNRAVVLALFIPLIISSGGNSGSQAATLIVRAMAISELNIKDWWYVMRKEVLSGLLLGLILGSIGLLRIITWQYVGFYNYGEHYVLIGLTVGFSLIGIVLWGTLSGSMIPFLLRKLNLDPATSSAPFVATLVDVTGLVIYFSIAASLLSGTLL from the coding sequence ATGACCCCACTGATAGCAGATCTGAACTTTAATGACCTGAAAGCACAACACCCCAGCGATATTGCAGAGGTACTGGGAGATCTAAATGAAAAGGAGCGCCTGCTGGCCTTCCTGCTGTTGCCTGGGGAACTAAAGTCGGAGGTGTTTACCTATTTCAGTTACTCCACGCAGGAAGAAGTACTCAAAAAACTCGGCTCTACCGATACAGCCGAGATGCTGGAGAACATGGCCCCCGACGACCGCACTGAGATCTTCGAGAACTTCCCGGACCTGCTCATCAAGGAATCTATCAACCTGCTCTCGCCGGAAGAAAAGCGCATTGCCCTCAACCTGCTAGGTTATCCCGAAAAAAGTATTGCCCGCCTCATGACGCCCTATTACATACAGGCAAAAAAAGGGTGGACGGTGCAGCAAACCATGCGCAATATCCGGCGCTACGGAAAAAAAGCCGAAACCCTCAACCACGTCTACGTGGTGGACAAAGACAACAAACTGATAGACGATATCCGGATCGGTAAACTGCTGATGGCCGACGAGGAGCAAACGATCGAGTCGCTGATGGACTACCAGTTTGTAAGCCTGACCACCACCATGAACCGCGACGAGGCCATTGAACAGTTTAACAAGTATGACCGGGCCGTAATGCCGGTCGTGTCAGAAAAAGGCGTACTGGTGGGAATCGTAACCTTTGACGATATTTTCGACGAGATCGAGCGACGCGATACCGAAGACATTCAGAAGTTTGGTGGTCTGGAAGCCTTGGAACTCTCTTATACCGAAACGCCGCTGCTCACGCTGGTACGCAAGCGGGCCAGCGTTTTGCTAATCCTGTTTTTAGGTGAGATGCTCACTGCTTCGGCCATGGGCTTTTTTGAAGATGAACTGAACCGGGCAGTGGTGCTGGCCTTGTTCATCCCGCTCATTATTTCCAGCGGGGGTAATTCCGGTTCCCAGGCAGCTACCCTTATCGTACGTGCCATGGCCATTAGTGAACTCAATATCAAAGACTGGTGGTATGTGATGCGGAAAGAAGTGCTTTCGGGCTTGTTGCTTGGTTTGATTCTGGGATCCATAGGCTTGCTGCGCATCATTACCTGGCAGTATGTCGGGTTCTACAACTATGGCGAGCATTATGTGCTCATCGGACTGACCGTCGGGTTCTCCCTTATTGGCATTGTGCTGTGGGGAACCTTATCCGGCTCCATGATCCCGTTTCTGCTGCGTAAGCTCAACCTGGACCCGGCCACTTCGTCGGCGCCTTTTGTGGCTACCCTGGTAGATGTAACCGGGCTGGTGATCTATTTCTCGATAGCGGCCTCGCTGCTGAGCGGCACGCTTCTCTAA
- a CDS encoding S9 family peptidase — protein MKKILLFASVLALGTAQAQERMTPELLWKLGRVSAEGITPDGKSLIYGVSYVQMAENSSERNLYRIPVAGGQPTQLTATKGGENVVHIDKATGNIIYLHKGQLWQLPSGKGEPKQLTNVEGGLSNVRFSPDGKYLLFSREVEIKKIHSTDRYPELPKSNAYVYDNLNYRHWDTWEDGKFQHVFFAPYAEGKIGTATDIIQGEPYDAPQMPFGGQEDMIWSPDSKAILYVSKKKFGKEYAISTNTDIYRYELASGKTINLTDGNPGYDTAPAFSEDASKMAWLQMDEDGNESDQNELIISDTKSGRKYNLTKDWDETINSFQWSQDGRKIWFVAPTKGTVQLFEITLPKDLNKFSAKSIKQVTKGQFDVSDIAGQAGNSLVVARTDMNHAAELYRLDLKSGKMSQLTSVNNALYDKIKLSKVEPRITKASDGKDLFSWVVYPPDFDPNKKYPTLLYCQGGPQSALTQTYSYRWNLQLMAANGYIVLAPNRRGMPGYGDEWNRQISGDWGGQAIQDYLSATDDLAKEPYVDKDRLGAVGASYGGYSVYMLAGIHNNRFKTFIAHDGLFDMRSWYGTTEELFFANNELKGPYWADKVSEAYTRFNPITYASKWNTPIMIVQGGQDFRVGIEQGLEAFQFAQLKGINSRLLYLPDENHWVLQPQNALVWQHEFFKWLDETLKPANK, from the coding sequence ATGAAAAAGATACTACTATTTGCCAGTGTGCTAGCCCTTGGGACGGCACAGGCACAAGAGCGCATGACGCCGGAACTGCTTTGGAAGTTGGGCCGGGTATCGGCAGAGGGCATCACACCTGATGGGAAATCCCTTATTTATGGGGTTAGCTATGTACAGATGGCTGAGAACAGCAGCGAGCGTAATCTTTACCGGATCCCGGTAGCGGGCGGGCAGCCCACACAACTTACTGCAACCAAAGGCGGCGAGAACGTCGTGCATATCGACAAGGCAACAGGCAATATTATTTACCTGCACAAAGGCCAGTTATGGCAACTGCCCTCCGGCAAAGGCGAACCGAAGCAACTTACCAATGTAGAAGGCGGCCTGAGCAATGTGCGCTTTTCTCCGGATGGGAAATACCTCCTATTTTCACGCGAGGTGGAAATTAAAAAGATCCATAGTACCGACCGTTATCCGGAATTGCCAAAATCCAACGCCTATGTCTACGACAATTTGAACTACCGCCACTGGGACACCTGGGAGGATGGCAAGTTTCAGCACGTGTTCTTTGCCCCGTATGCCGAGGGCAAAATAGGCACGGCCACCGATATTATACAGGGAGAACCCTACGATGCGCCGCAAATGCCCTTCGGCGGCCAGGAAGATATGATCTGGAGCCCCGACAGCAAGGCCATCTTGTATGTAAGCAAGAAGAAATTTGGGAAAGAGTACGCCATCAGCACCAACACCGACATTTACCGTTACGAGCTGGCTTCCGGCAAAACAATCAATCTTACCGATGGCAATCCGGGCTACGATACCGCTCCTGCTTTCTCGGAAGATGCTTCTAAAATGGCCTGGCTGCAAATGGATGAAGATGGAAACGAATCAGACCAAAACGAGCTGATCATTTCTGATACAAAATCCGGCAGGAAGTATAATCTTACAAAAGACTGGGACGAAACCATCAACTCGTTCCAATGGAGCCAGGATGGCCGTAAGATCTGGTTTGTAGCGCCAACAAAAGGAACGGTGCAGTTATTCGAGATCACACTGCCGAAAGACCTCAACAAGTTCTCCGCTAAAAGTATAAAGCAGGTAACAAAAGGCCAGTTTGATGTAAGTGATATTGCAGGACAGGCCGGCAATAGCTTGGTGGTTGCCCGGACCGACATGAACCATGCCGCCGAGCTTTACCGGCTGGACCTGAAATCAGGTAAAATGTCCCAGCTTACTTCCGTGAACAATGCCCTTTACGATAAAATAAAACTTAGCAAGGTTGAACCACGCATTACCAAAGCCAGCGATGGCAAAGACCTGTTCTCGTGGGTCGTTTATCCGCCTGATTTTGATCCGAACAAAAAGTACCCGACCCTGCTATACTGCCAAGGCGGGCCACAATCGGCTTTAACCCAAACGTATTCTTACCGTTGGAATCTGCAACTGATGGCTGCCAACGGCTATATAGTTCTAGCGCCGAACAGACGCGGCATGCCGGGCTATGGCGATGAGTGGAACCGCCAGATTAGTGGTGACTGGGGTGGCCAGGCCATACAGGATTATCTTTCAGCTACCGATGACCTTGCCAAAGAGCCATATGTGGACAAGGACAGGCTGGGCGCTGTGGGAGCAAGCTACGGAGGGTATTCCGTTTACATGCTTGCAGGCATACACAACAACCGTTTCAAAACCTTTATTGCACACGATGGCTTGTTTGATATGCGCAGCTGGTATGGCACCACCGAAGAGCTCTTCTTTGCAAATAACGAACTGAAAGGTCCTTACTGGGCCGATAAGGTGTCAGAGGCTTATACCAGGTTTAACCCGATAACCTATGCCAGTAAATGGAACACACCGATTATGATCGTGCAGGGTGGTCAGGATTTTCGCGTAGGGATAGAGCAGGGCTTGGAGGCTTTCCAGTTCGCGCAGCTAAAAGGCATTAACAGCCGCCTGTTATACTTACCCGACGAAAACCACTGGGTGCTACAGCCGCAAAACGCGCTGGTGTGGCAACATGAGTTTTTTAAATGGCTTGATGAAACACTTAAGCCCGCCAACAAATAA
- the hisH gene encoding imidazole glycerol phosphate synthase subunit HisH, with translation MNLVIVDYKAGNVQSVLFALERLGVQATLSADFETIQAADKVIFPGVGEASSAMAQLRAKNLDKLLPTLQQPFFGVCLGMQLLCSHSEEGNTDLLNIIPLEVKHFETTLKVPHMGWNQLEQFSSPLFDGITEGDYAYYVHSYYVPLSKYTIAQTAYPEPFSAALQYKNFYAAQFHPEKSGPAGARILKNFLAL, from the coding sequence ATGAACCTCGTTATAGTTGATTACAAAGCGGGCAATGTGCAGTCGGTGTTGTTTGCCCTTGAACGGCTGGGCGTGCAGGCTACCTTGAGTGCAGATTTTGAAACGATCCAGGCAGCCGATAAGGTGATCTTCCCGGGCGTGGGCGAAGCCTCCTCGGCCATGGCGCAGCTACGGGCCAAAAACCTCGACAAGTTATTGCCTACCTTGCAGCAGCCTTTCTTTGGCGTATGCCTGGGCATGCAGTTGCTTTGCAGCCATTCCGAAGAAGGAAATACCGATCTGCTCAACATCATTCCGCTGGAAGTAAAGCATTTTGAAACCACGCTGAAAGTGCCGCACATGGGCTGGAACCAGTTGGAGCAGTTCTCTTCTCCTTTATTTGACGGGATAACGGAAGGCGATTATGCCTACTATGTGCACAGCTATTACGTGCCGCTCAGCAAGTATACCATTGCCCAGACAGCGTACCCGGAGCCTTTTTCCGCAGCTTTACAGTATAAGAACTTTTATGCCGCGCAGTTTCACCCAGAAAAAAGCGGACCTGCCGGCGCCCGCATCCTGAAGAATTTTTTAGCCTTATGA
- the hisA gene encoding 1-(5-phosphoribosyl)-5-[(5-phosphoribosylamino)methylideneamino]imidazole-4-carboxamide isomerase, giving the protein MMEIIPAIDLIGGQCVRLTEGDFARQTTYDSNPLEVARRFESHGIRRLHLVDLDGARARKPVNLNVLESIAANTNLTIDFGGGLQSEEAVKQAFDAGASQITAGSIAVREPETVKDWLITYGAEKIIIGADFKGTNIAISAWTEESKYPLQDFISGYVTTGARLFICTDVSKDGKLQGPSTDTYRHLKLTLPEAGIIASGGVTTVADLEQLQEIGVAGAIIGKAIYEGTISLKDLERFVC; this is encoded by the coding sequence ATGATGGAGATAATCCCTGCTATTGACCTGATTGGCGGCCAGTGCGTGCGCCTGACCGAAGGTGATTTTGCCCGCCAAACAACCTACGACAGCAACCCCCTGGAAGTAGCCAGGCGTTTCGAAAGCCATGGCATCCGGCGCCTGCATTTGGTGGACCTGGATGGTGCCCGTGCCCGAAAGCCGGTAAACCTGAATGTGCTCGAAAGTATTGCTGCCAACACGAATCTGACTATTGATTTCGGAGGAGGGCTGCAATCGGAAGAAGCAGTAAAACAGGCCTTCGATGCGGGCGCTTCGCAGATCACTGCTGGAAGTATAGCGGTGCGCGAACCCGAAACGGTAAAGGATTGGCTTATCACCTATGGGGCTGAAAAGATCATTATCGGGGCCGATTTTAAAGGTACCAACATCGCGATCAGCGCCTGGACTGAAGAAAGCAAGTACCCGCTGCAGGACTTTATCTCCGGCTACGTAACTACTGGAGCCAGACTATTTATCTGCACCGATGTGAGCAAAGATGGTAAGCTGCAGGGCCCCTCCACAGATACTTACCGCCACCTGAAGTTGACCTTACCGGAAGCCGGCATTATTGCCAGTGGCGGCGTAACCACCGTAGCCGACCTGGAGCAACTGCAGGAGATCGGCGTAGCAGGCGCTATTATTGGAAAAGCCATCTACGAAGGCACCATTTCATTAAAAGATTTAGAACGATTTGTATGTTAA
- the hisF gene encoding imidazole glycerol phosphate synthase subunit HisF, translated as MLTKRIVSCLDIKNGRCVKGVQFENIRDAGDPVELAKWYAQQGADELVFLDITATNEERKTFAELVRDIARHIDIPFTVGGGISAVADVEVLLQNGADKVSVNSAAIRNPGLVEELAKRFGSQCVTVAVDTKYTEAAGWKVYARAGTQETEHATVAWCQQVTDLGAGEILLTSMNNDGTKAGFALDITKAVSMAVTIPVVASGGAGTMQHFADVFEQAQADAALAASLFHFRELDIPDLKHFLKAQGVAVRL; from the coding sequence ATGTTAACTAAACGCATTGTATCCTGCCTCGATATTAAGAATGGCCGCTGTGTAAAGGGTGTGCAGTTCGAGAACATCCGCGATGCCGGTGACCCGGTGGAACTGGCTAAATGGTACGCCCAGCAGGGCGCCGACGAGCTGGTGTTCCTGGATATCACGGCTACCAACGAAGAGCGAAAAACGTTTGCCGAACTCGTACGCGATATTGCCCGTCACATTGATATTCCGTTTACTGTGGGCGGAGGCATCAGTGCCGTCGCCGATGTAGAAGTGCTATTACAAAACGGTGCCGACAAGGTATCGGTAAATTCGGCAGCTATTCGTAACCCAGGCCTTGTGGAGGAACTGGCTAAACGCTTCGGCAGCCAGTGCGTAACGGTAGCCGTTGACACCAAGTATACCGAGGCAGCCGGCTGGAAAGTATACGCCCGGGCCGGCACCCAGGAAACCGAACATGCCACCGTGGCCTGGTGCCAACAGGTAACAGACCTGGGCGCCGGCGAGATTCTGCTTACCAGCATGAACAACGACGGCACCAAAGCCGGTTTTGCCCTGGATATTACAAAGGCAGTTTCAATGGCTGTAACGATACCGGTTGTAGCGTCGGGAGGTGCCGGTACCATGCAGCACTTCGCCGATGTATTTGAGCAGGCCCAGGCTGATGCGGCCCTGGCAGCCAGTCTCTTTCACTTCCGGGAATTGGATATTCCGGATTTAAAGCACTTCCTGAAAGCACAAGGGGTTGCGGTCAGGTTATAA
- the hisIE gene encoding bifunctional phosphoribosyl-AMP cyclohydrolase/phosphoribosyl-ATP diphosphatase HisIE: MLDFDKMGGLVPAVIQDNITGQVLMLGYMDQEALQKTQEEKLVTFFSRTKNRLWTKGETSGNTLEVISITSDCDNDTLLIKVKPNGPTCHTGATSCFGEEESADRATGIRFLAQLENVIQQRKGNPVEGSYTNFLFDKGINKIAQKVGEEAVETVIDAVAGKLETMKGEAADLLYHLLVLLAASGLELKDVVAVLQERHQK, translated from the coding sequence ATGTTGGATTTTGATAAAATGGGCGGCCTGGTGCCAGCCGTAATACAGGATAATATAACAGGCCAGGTGCTAATGCTGGGCTACATGGACCAGGAAGCGTTGCAGAAAACGCAGGAAGAGAAACTCGTGACCTTCTTTTCGCGGACCAAAAACCGCCTCTGGACCAAAGGGGAAACATCGGGGAATACGCTCGAAGTGATAAGCATTACCAGCGACTGCGACAACGACACCTTGCTCATCAAAGTAAAACCGAACGGACCAACCTGCCACACTGGCGCGACCAGCTGCTTTGGCGAGGAGGAAAGTGCGGACAGGGCTACTGGCATCCGCTTTCTGGCACAGCTCGAAAACGTGATTCAGCAGCGCAAAGGAAATCCGGTAGAAGGATCCTATACTAACTTCCTCTTTGACAAAGGCATCAACAAAATAGCCCAGAAAGTAGGAGAGGAAGCCGTTGAAACAGTTATTGATGCCGTAGCCGGTAAGCTGGAAACGATGAAAGGCGAGGCAGCCGATCTGCTCTATCACTTACTGGTGTTATTGGCCGCGTCAGGGCTGGAATTAAAAGATGTGGTGGCCGTACTGCAGGAACGGCACCAGAAATAA
- a CDS encoding alpha/beta fold hydrolase, with amino-acid sequence MNSPDWLDPILYPFAYHTLQLPDGKLHYVDEGQGEPIVFVHGTPTWSFVWRQQIKSLSRQFRCVAPDHLGFGLSDKPADFSYTPEAHAQNLEQLITHLQLKNITLVLHDFGGPISLRYALRNPENVKRLVILNTWMWPLEGEKRMIQLSRFMSSSVGKFLYLQLGFSVRLLLPQGYHERRHLTSDIKRHYQKPLSKASKRLGTWRFAVALHEANPYFAELWKQWEKLRAIPKLILWGEKDKLLPLHLLDTWQQTFPEAKVIRYKAGHFLQEEKGGEVADAIRAFMA; translated from the coding sequence ATGAACTCTCCGGACTGGCTCGATCCTATTCTATATCCATTTGCCTATCATACTTTGCAATTGCCGGATGGCAAGCTGCACTATGTGGATGAAGGCCAGGGCGAGCCAATCGTGTTTGTGCATGGTACGCCTACCTGGTCGTTTGTGTGGCGGCAGCAGATCAAATCGCTCAGCCGGCAGTTCCGCTGCGTGGCGCCCGATCACCTGGGCTTTGGCCTCTCCGACAAGCCAGCCGACTTCAGCTATACGCCGGAAGCGCATGCCCAAAACCTGGAGCAGCTTATTACGCACCTGCAATTAAAGAACATCACGTTGGTCCTGCACGATTTTGGCGGACCGATCAGCCTGCGCTATGCCCTGCGAAACCCTGAGAATGTTAAGCGCCTGGTCATTCTCAATACCTGGATGTGGCCCCTGGAAGGAGAAAAAAGGATGATCCAGCTAAGCCGTTTTATGAGCAGCAGTGTCGGTAAGTTTTTATACCTGCAGCTGGGCTTTTCGGTGCGCCTGCTTCTGCCGCAGGGCTATCATGAGCGCCGGCACCTGACTTCCGACATCAAACGTCATTATCAAAAACCCCTTTCCAAGGCTTCCAAAAGGCTGGGCACCTGGCGATTTGCCGTGGCGCTGCACGAAGCCAATCCATACTTTGCCGAACTCTGGAAGCAGTGGGAAAAGTTACGCGCTATCCCCAAGCTCATCCTTTGGGGTGAAAAAGACAAGCTCCTCCCGCTGCATTTGCTGGATACCTGGCAGCAGACTTTCCCGGAGGCAAAGGTAATAAGGTATAAAGCAGGCCATTTTCTGCAAGAGGAAAAAGGCGGCGAAGTAGCGGATGCCATTCGCGCTTTTATGGCGTAA
- a CDS encoding chloride channel protein — protein sequence MLISSALVGLTAGLAAVILKTIVYYIYVALTYSGGLLEKPIWLIVLPVIGILITVVVVQVFFKGKVEGGTAGILYSISQKSSIIRQSKMYSYVITSGITIGFGGSAGLESPIVVTGSAIGSNYGRSYHLNYRERTLLLACGAAAGIASIFNAPIAGVLFAIEVLLTDISIAAFIPLMVAAVVGTLCSKLILGEDLLLFVGNLKDFRAGNVPFYVLLGALTGLVSVYYTRTVHRIEAMFEPLEHKVYTRALIGGLCLGLLIMLFPPLFGQGYESVKLLENDQAELLLKESWLSFFGTNEWVVLCFTGALALMKVIASTLTIASGGKGGNFGPSMFVGAYTGFFFSKLINLTEIGAVPVSSFTMVGMAGILSGVMHAPLMGIFLIAEITGGYTLMIPLMVVSATSYAVVKYFEPYSLEAKRLAQKGQLLTANKDRTVLQIMKIHPLIETEFQPVAPDATLRELVEVIAHSRRNIFPVVSAKGALEGIILLEDIREIMFKTDRYDTVKAKELMVQPPDVVQHDDSMANVMKKFDETGAWNLPVLDDTRYLGFVSKSSIFTKYRKLLIKTTSV from the coding sequence ATGCTCATTTCCAGTGCTTTGGTAGGTCTTACCGCCGGTTTGGCTGCTGTCATACTTAAAACCATCGTTTATTATATTTATGTGGCCCTGACGTATAGCGGCGGCCTGCTCGAAAAACCTATCTGGCTTATTGTGCTTCCGGTCATCGGCATTTTGATAACGGTGGTGGTGGTGCAGGTTTTCTTTAAGGGCAAAGTAGAGGGCGGCACGGCCGGCATACTGTACAGCATCTCGCAAAAGTCCAGCATCATCCGGCAGAGCAAGATGTACTCTTACGTTATTACCAGCGGCATTACAATTGGGTTCGGTGGTTCCGCCGGACTGGAATCTCCTATCGTGGTGACAGGCTCTGCCATCGGTTCTAATTATGGCCGCTCCTACCACCTCAACTACCGCGAGCGCACCCTGCTGCTGGCCTGTGGCGCGGCTGCCGGTATTGCCTCCATCTTTAATGCCCCTATTGCGGGCGTGCTGTTTGCCATTGAGGTGCTGCTGACCGATATTAGTATTGCAGCTTTTATTCCGCTGATGGTGGCCGCTGTGGTGGGCACGCTTTGTTCCAAACTGATCCTGGGCGAAGACCTGCTTTTGTTTGTTGGCAACCTGAAGGACTTTCGGGCCGGCAATGTTCCTTTTTATGTGCTGCTTGGGGCGCTTACCGGCCTGGTATCGGTGTATTATACGCGCACGGTGCACCGCATCGAGGCAATGTTTGAGCCACTCGAACACAAGGTATACACCCGGGCCCTGATAGGCGGCCTTTGCCTGGGGCTGCTGATCATGTTGTTCCCGCCCTTGTTCGGACAAGGCTACGAATCGGTGAAGCTGCTGGAGAATGACCAGGCCGAGCTGCTGCTCAAAGAAAGCTGGCTCTCCTTTTTCGGCACAAACGAGTGGGTGGTGCTTTGTTTTACGGGGGCGCTGGCCCTGATGAAGGTCATTGCTTCCACGCTCACCATTGCATCGGGTGGGAAAGGCGGTAACTTTGGTCCTTCGATGTTTGTGGGCGCTTATACAGGCTTTTTCTTTTCCAAACTCATCAATCTGACCGAGATCGGGGCGGTTCCGGTCAGCAGCTTTACCATGGTAGGCATGGCCGGCATTCTGAGCGGCGTAATGCATGCACCGCTAATGGGCATTTTCCTGATTGCCGAAATAACGGGTGGTTATACTTTGATGATCCCATTGATGGTGGTATCGGCTACCTCCTATGCTGTGGTCAAATACTTCGAGCCTTACTCGCTGGAAGCTAAAAGACTGGCACAAAAGGGACAGCTCCTTACCGCAAATAAAGACCGTACCGTGCTGCAGATCATGAAGATCCATCCCCTGATTGAAACGGAATTTCAGCCTGTAGCGCCCGATGCCACTTTGCGGGAATTGGTGGAAGTCATCGCCCACTCCCGCCGGAACATCTTTCCGGTTGTAAGTGCAAAAGGAGCTTTAGAAGGCATTATCCTGCTGGAAGACATCCGGGAGATCATGTTCAAAACAGACAGGTATGACACGGTAAAAGCAAAGGAACTGATGGTGCAGCCACCCGATGTAGTACAGCACGACGACAGCATGGCCAACGTGATGAAAAAGTTCGATGAGACCGGCGCTTGGAACCTGCCTGTGCTGGATGATACCCGCTACTTAGGCTTCGTATCCAAATCAAGCATTTTTACCAAATACCGCAAGCTGCTGATTAAAACCACCAGCGTATAG